The sequence AACAAAATCTTAACTGGAGTGAAAGCGGAGAGTTTGCAAAGGCTTTTCAGGCGCGTTTTAAAAAAAGACTGCCGCTGAAAAGCAGGGGGGTTCATTCAGCCGATTTCTATGTTTTGCGTCGTGCTAAAATGCCTGCGATACTCCTTGAAACAGGATTTATATCCAATCCTGATGATGAAGCAATGCTAACGCAGCCTGCTTTCAGAGAAAAGATTGTGGATGCGGTGGCAAGGGGGCTTGAATGAAAATCAGGGGCCAGGGATCAGGGATTAGGGGGAAATATATCTTCCTTGCTATTATGCTGTTTTTTTGTTGCAGTGGTATTGTTGCGGCCGCGGATGTAAATGAGCTGATATTTCAGGGGGCTGACTATCATTACAAGGGGAATTTGGACAAAGCTTTAAGCAGTTTTGAACAAGCAATACAACTTGATCCTGAAAATGAATATGCGCATAACCAGCTTGGCATCCTGTATGGGAAAAAAGACGAATTTGACAAAGCTTTCAGAGAATTTTTAACTGTTGCAGATATAGACAGGCAAAATACTTTCGCACTCTTGTGGCTGGGTATTCTTCACCTGCGTAAAGGGGAAATGAACCAGGCCTTTGAGAGGTTTAATAAAATAATTCAAATTGATCCAAACAGTGCAGACAGCTACTATTTTCTTGGAACTATCTACAATTTCAGACGTAATCCGGTTATGGCTATCGAATATCTGAAAAAGGCGAGGAATGCCGATTCCGGAGAGGCAGACACCCATTTCAGGCTGGCAAAAGCCTTTCATAATGCGGATATGATTGCGAATGCATTGCTTGAATACAACAGGACGCTCGAAATCAAACCTTCATATACAAAAGCGCTTAATGAAATTGGATGGATTTACTATAATACAGGGAAAAAAGAGGCAGCCATAAAGCAATGGGGAAAAACCCTGGAGATAAACAGCAATGACAGGGATGCTATTCTTAACCTTGCCAAGGTTTATAATGATTCCGCATGGGATGCTTTTACATCAGGGAAAAAAGGGGACGCCTTAAAATACTGGCAAAAGACCCTTAACATAAATCCAGGCAATAAAGCGGCAAAGTATTATATGGCAACATACGGTTCAGGAAAGTAAAAAAGGTAATAATTTAGCCGCTAAGACACAAAGACTCAAAGAAAGGATATAAATTTTAAAAACTAAAACATTACACAGGGAGGTAATATGAAAAAGTACGCAATCTTAGCAATAGTGTTTGTCGGGCTGCTTGTTCTGCCAGCTTCTGTTTATTGTCAGCAATGGCAGGATTTAGTCGAACAGGCTGGAACCGGCGACATTAACTGGACAAAGGGGGTTGTTCAGGCAAAAGGGATCGGAGTTCCGCCCGAACAATATTATGGCAAACCTCAGGCACGTCCCATGGCTTTAAGGGCTGCAAAACTGGATGCTATGCGCAACCTTCTTGAAGTTACAAAAGGAGTGAGAATCAGTTCAACAACCATTGTCAAAGACTTTGCGATTTCAAGCGACATCATTATGTCCCAGATCGAGGGAATGGTTAAAGGAGCTCAGATAGTCCACCAGGAATATATGTCGGATGGAACTGTTGAGGTTATCATGCAAATGAGCCTGATGGGAGGTTTTGCTCAACTGATTCTTCCTGTGGAAATCCAACAGGTTGAATCGATTATGCCTGTGCCGCCTGTTCACAAAGCCCCAATCGTTGAGCCTTCAGCTCCGGAGCTAAAATCTGTATCAGAGGTTTTCACAGGCATGGTAATCGACGCAAGAGGAATTAATGCGAGACCTGCAATGGCGCCGAAAATTCTTAATGAAAACGGCGAGGAGGTTTACGGATCAGCATATGTAAGCCGCGAGTTTGCCGTGCAACAGGGAATGAGCGGATATGCAAAGGATCTTACGGCCGCTCAGAGCAATCCCAGGGTCACAAACAGCCCTTTAACCGTTAAAGGGCTTAGAACTGAAGGGCAGGGCCGTTCCGATATAGTTGTAAGCAATGCAGATGCTTCCAGACTTCGAAGCGCTTCAGAGCATCTTTCATTCTTGAAAAAATGCCGTGTGATGATTGTGGTAGATTAGGCGAAAAGCTCAAAAAAATATTTAAGGAGGAATTATGTTTGCTAAAAAGATATTTATTATGCTGGCTGTTATCAGCCTGCTTTTCCTTTACGCATGCGGACCAAGGGCAATGGCTCCGAAAGCTGAGCTTGATACGCCGGAGCACCATGTTGTCAACGGCAATAAGCTGATGAAGGCAGGCAAGATTGACGCGGCATTTCGTGAATTCAACAGAGCAAAAGAGTTGAATCCGAAATTTTCACCGGCTTATGTGGGACTCGGCCTTGTTGAGGGATTAAAAGCTGATTTTAATAACAGCCTTAAAACCATGAAAGAGGCAAGGAAATATGCACGGGGAGATGAGCAAAAAATAGAGGTTAATGTGGGATTTATGCGGGTTTATATAATGGGCGAGACAAATATTGATGAAAACTGGCTTGAGCTGGTTGAAGAGGAATTTGATAAAGCCGTGTTGATTTCCAAAGATGTTTCCGAACCATATTTCTACATGGGTCTGGCCTATAAAATCTCTTATAAGTTCCGTAAGGCCGTGGACCAGTTTTCAAAAGTACTTGAATTAGACAATGGATATATTGCAGAGGCTGATAAGGAATACGCTCTTGTTCAGAAAATCGAAAGAGCCATGCCTGGTTCAAAAATCGGAAAAAAGATCGCTCTTGTTGAAAAGATTACCCGCGCAGATGTTGCCGCCCTTTTTATTGAGGAGCTTAACGTTGATGAGATTTTTAAAAAAAGGGTTCCAAAAGAATTCGACAGCGCATTTAAAAGCCCTGAACAGCAATTGGAAACTGAAACATCTGTAAAGATTCTGCCGGCAACCGACATAGATGATCATGTGCTGAAAGCTGATATTGATGCTGTAATCGAAATAGGAATCAAGGGGCTTCAGCCTTTTCCGGACCACACATATAAACCGTATCAGACTATAACCCGCGCAGAATTTGCAATGATGATAGAAGATATTCTCATAAAGCTCACCGGTGTTGATGATCTGGCTACCAGGTTTATTGGGGGTGTTTCCCCTTTTCCGGATTTGAGAAATGATCTTCCATATTTCAATGCTGTTATGATTTGCACCACCCGCGGCATTATGGTGGCAAAGGATCTTGCGACAGGAGAGTTTGACGCGATAGGCCCGGTTTCAGGCGCAGACGCGCTTTTAAGTATTCGCTTACTTAAATCTCAGCTATAGTGAGGATTAAGGGATTAGAGGATTAAGGGATTAGAGGATTAAAGACTAATAATTTCTCTGCAATCTTACCCCTTAATCCCTGCCTCTTAATCCTTATCCCGATTATTAACTTGGAGTATATTATTATGAGGCTTATTATTAACAGGGCAATGCCTTTGTTTTTTCTTTTAGTTCTTCTGTTTCCTTATCCCGCACATGCTGAAAATAAGGCGGTTGGAATTGAAATAAAAGGTGATATGGCGGAAGTTACCCTGCTTGAAGGAAAGATTGAGGTGATTAAAAAAGGGATGATAAAGCCTCAACCTTTAGCGCCTGGAGATTATGTTGCCCATGGTGATCGGATCAGCACAAAAAAAGGCTCCAGAATAG is a genomic window of Anaerolineae bacterium containing:
- a CDS encoding tetratricopeptide repeat protein, whose product is MKIRGQGSGIRGKYIFLAIMLFFCCSGIVAAADVNELIFQGADYHYKGNLDKALSSFEQAIQLDPENEYAHNQLGILYGKKDEFDKAFREFLTVADIDRQNTFALLWLGILHLRKGEMNQAFERFNKIIQIDPNSADSYYFLGTIYNFRRNPVMAIEYLKKARNADSGEADTHFRLAKAFHNADMIANALLEYNRTLEIKPSYTKALNEIGWIYYNTGKKEAAIKQWGKTLEINSNDRDAILNLAKVYNDSAWDAFTSGKKGDALKYWQKTLNINPGNKAAKYYMATYGSGK